The DNA window CGCGGATCGGCCGTAATTCGCGGTCGTGGCGGATCGTCAGGCCGACACGCTCGCCCACCAGACGGTTCAGCAGATGCGTCAGGTCGGCCAGCGTTTCGCGCAGATCCAGCGTTTCCAGTTTCAGCGTCTGCTTGCGCGAGAACGCCAGCAACTGGCCGACCAGCGCGGCGGCGCGGTTCGCGTTCTGGCTGATCTGGTCGAGATCGGCGTAATCCGGGTGGCCCTTGTCGTGACGCAGCATCAGCAGATCGCAATGGCCGCTGATCGCCGTCAGCAGATTGTTGAAATCATGCGCCACCCCGCCGGCAAGCTGGCCGATCGCCTGCATCTTCTGGCTTTGGACGAATTGCTCTTCCAGCGTCTTCAGCGCGCTTGCGTCATGCAGCACCGCGATCAGCCCCGAAGGATCTGTGGGATCCGCCGACAGCGCGACCTGAACGTGTCGGTCGCCGTCGCCGTCGCCGGCCCGGGAGGCGCGCAGGCGCAGAACCTCGGGGCGGCCGGTGGCGCGTCCGGCGCAGACATCGTCGATCCAGTCGCCGACCGAACGACCGGGGCCGTCCAGCAGGCTGCCCAGATGGGACTGGCGCCCCTCGCCGGGCAGGCGCGATCCGAACAGCCGCCGGGCGGCGGCGTTGGCCCGGCGGATACGACCGTCGCCGGACAGCCGCAGCAACGCGACGGGCAGCGCCTCGAAATCGTCGCGCGCCTCGTCCTCATCGGGCAGCGGGGCGAGTGCCAGCGCATCGGGCCGGTCGCCGGGGCGGTGGCATGACCAGATCTGCAAGGGGGCGTCGGCGGCACGGCTGACCGCGATGACATCGCCGCAGGACAGTTCCAGCTCCGCGTTGCCACTGCGCAGGGCGCGGCGCGACAGGTCCTGAAGATCGGTTTCGGCATCGGCGCGCAGCCGCGACACCAGGGCCAGGATATTCTGGCCGACGATATCGCTGAAATCGGTTCTTGAGGCACCGTTCTGAAACAGCACCGCCCCGTCCGCGTCGCAGATCCAGATCGGTTCGGGCGCCGCCGCCACCTCGGCCCGGATCGCCTTCAGCGCCCGTCGCCCGGCGATCTGGCGCATCCCGTGGGACACCGACAGCGCACCGCCAAGCAGATACCAGGCGACCGCAACGGTCGCGAACACGATGGCCGCCCGACCCGCGCTGCCGCCCGGCGCCAGCAGCAAGAACAGCCCGCCAAGCGCCATCGGCAGCATCAGAAGCGGCAGGGCCGACAGCGCGCTGCGGGGAATGCCGATCTGATCGTCCCATCTTGTCATGCGAATCGCCTTTCTGCGACCTGTTCGGACATTCTCTAGCGCGCGAGCGTTTAAGATTGGGTTAATCCGCCTGCGACGCGCCATCAGCCCGTCCGGCGAAACAGGGCCAGAAAGAACCCGTCGCCGCCCTGCATCGGCGTCCACAGACGGCGCATGACGGGGGTGAAACCGGGGTGCCGGGCCAGGAACGCATCGGCTTGCGCGTCGTTTTCGGCCCGCAGCAGCGAACAGGTCATATAGGCCAGATGCCCGCCCGGCGCGACCAGACCCGCGACCCGGTCCAGGATCGCGGATTGCGTGCGGATCAGTTCGTCCAGCGCGGCGGGCGTCAGGCGCCATTTGGCATCCGGACTGCGCCGCCACGTGCCCGATCCCGAACAGGGCACATCGGCCACGACCAGATCGAAAGGTCCGCGCGGATCGTCGGTCAGCCGCACCGACAGCCCGGCCCGTTCGGCGCGGGGCGGCAGATCGCGCATCCGCGCCGGATCGGCGTCGTGGGCCACCAGATCCAGACCGCTTTGCCGCCCGCCGATCGCCAGCGTCTTGCCGCCGCCCCCGGCGCAGAAATCCAGCACCCTGTCGCCGGCCTGCACGGGCAGCGCGTCGCACGCCAGTTGCGGGGACAGGTCCTGCAATTCCACCAGCCCGCCGCGATAGGCGGCACTTTGCGCGACGCCGCGTTCGCCCGAGGTGACCTTCAGCGCCGTCGGCAGATCGGGATGCGGGGTGACGGAAATGCCGTCCACGGCAAGGGCATCGACCGCAGCCGCGGATTGGCCGCGCGCGGGATTGACCCGCAGCCAGACCGGTGCACGATGGCCCATCGCCCGCGCGATGCTGGCCGCGTCAGCGCCAAGCGAGGCGTGCCATTGCGGCAGCAGCCAGTCGGGCAGGTCCGCGATATGGGCAATGTCTGCGCTGGCCGGCATCTGCGTCTCGGCAGGGTCCAGCGGTGGCGGCGCGTGCCCATGACCGGTGAAGAACGCATCAGGCTGCTGACCCGTCTCGCGCAGATAGCCGATCATCAGCCCGCGCCCGTTTTGCGCGCCGCCAAGCGCGGCAAGGGTGTTGCGCCGGCGCAGCGCCTCATAGACCAGATCGCGGACTGCGGCCCGGTCGCCCGACCCGGCAAAGCGGCTGGCCCGCGACCAGCGCAGCAGGGCCTGTTCCGCCGGCCGCCCGGCCAGCACATCATCCAATATCCCGATGGCGGCGGCGATGCGTGCAGGCGGCGTCATGGTGCGGCGGCGCAGCGTTGCGCCCTGCCCCGGACCGGGCATGGCCGCGCGTGTCGAAAATCGTGCAACGTCACGTCATTCGCCCGGCTGACGGGTTTCGAACAGCCGCCTTTCGATGGCGTCCAGCCGCGCCAGAACCTCGTCGCGATAGGCGCCGGTGACCTCGTTCTCCTCGGTCTGGTGCGCCTCTTGCATGGAATTGACGATCAGACCCACGACAAGGTTCATCACCGCGAAGGTGGTGACCAGGATGAACGGCACAAAGAACAGCCACGCATTCGGATACACCTCCATCACCGGGCGGACGATGCCCATGGACCAGCTTTCCAGCGTCATGATCTGGAACAGCGAATAGGCCGATTCGCCAAGCGTGCCGAACCATTCGGGGAAGGTGCGCGAAAACAGCTTCGTGGCGATCACGGCGGCGATGTAGAAGATGATCCCCATCAGCAGGAACACGCTGGCCATGCCCGGCAACGCGGCCAGAAACCCCTCGACCACGCGGCGCAGGCGGGGCGTGACCGACACGATCCGCAACAGCCGCAGGATGCGCAGCGCGCGCAGAACCGACAGCCCCTGCGCCGCCGGCACCAGCGCGATGCCGACCACCACGAAGTCGAAGATGTTCCAGCCGTCGCGGAAAAAGCGCAGCCCGCGCGCGACCAGCTTGGCGCCGATCTCGACCACGAAGACCGACAGGCACAGCGCGTCCAGAAACAGGATCAGAGGCCCGAACCGCGCCATGACGGTGGCCGAGGTCTCAAGCCCCAGGATCAGGGCGTTGAACAGGATCACGCCGGTGATGACGGCCTGAACCGACCGCCGGTGGATCAGCACATCAAGCCGTTCGCGCAGGCCGGGGGCCGGCTTAGCTGTGGACGCGGGTATAGGTGCCATTGCCTTCCAGGATCGTGCGGAAGCCGCCCGGTTCGTCCAGCGAGAAGACGATGATCGGCAGCCTGTTGTCGCGCGCCAGCGCGATGGCCGAGGCATCCATCACGCCAAGATGCTTTTGCAGCACCTCGTCATAGGTGACGTCGCCATAGCGTTTGGCATCGGGGAATTTCTTGGGGTCCTTGTCATAGACGCCATCGACCTTGGTGCCCTTGAAGATCGCCTCGCAGTTCATCTCGTTGGCGCGCAGCGTGGCGGCCGTGTCGGTGGTGAAATAGGGATTGCCGGTGCCGGCCGCGAAGATCACGATGCGGCCCTTTTCCAGATGCCGGATCGCGCGGCGGCGGATATAGGGTTCGCACACCTCGTCCATGCGGATGGCGCTGATGACGCGGCAATGCAGGCCCTTGGCCTCCAGCGCGGACTGCATGGCCAGCGCGTTCATCACCGTGGCCAGCATGCCCATGTAATCGGCGGTGGTGCGCTCCATTCCTTGCGCGCTGCCCTGCAAGCCGCGAAAGATGTTGCCGCCGCCGATGACCATGCTGACCTGCACGCCCATCTTGGCCACCGATTCGACCTCGTCGGCGATCCGGCTGACGGTGGGCGGGTGCAGGCCGAAGCCCTGGTCGCCCATCAGCGCCTCGCCCGAGATCTTCAGCATTACCCTTCCGTACTGGGTGGGCGCGGCGGGCGTTCGATCGGTCATGTCCTGTCCTTTTCTGGGCGGTGCGCCGCTTTCATCGCGGCGCAAAATGTCGCAAAAGGCGGGCAGGTTCAACCTGCCGGAATGCCCATGTCCGACCCCGCCCCGTCACCGCCCGATCTGTCACGAATCGATGCCACGCGCCACCTGCTGATCGCCGGCCCCACGGCCAGCGGCAAATCCGCGCTGGCGCTGGCGGTGGCGCGGGCGCAGGGCGGGCTGATCGTGAACGCCGACGCCTTGCAGGTCTGGTCGTGCTGGCGCGTGCTGACCGCCCGCCCCTCGCCCCGGGATGAGGCTGCGGCGCCGCATGCCCTTTACGGTCATGTGACGCCCAACCGCGACTATTCCGTGGGCGACTGGCTGCGCGAGGTCGGCGCCCTGCGGGGTCAGCGGCTGATCGTCGTGGGTGGCACAGGGCTGTATCTGACGGCGCTGACGCAGGGTCTGGCGCCGGTGCCGCCGACGCCCAGGGCGATCCGGGTGCAGGCCGATGCCCGCATGGCCGCACCGGACGGGCTTGCGCGCATGGTGGCACAGCTTGACGCCCGCACGCGCGACCGGATCGACATCCGCAACCCCGCCCGCGTCCAGCGCGCGTGGGAGGTTCTGCGCGCCACCGGGCGCGGGCTGGCCGACTGGCAGGCCGAGACGCCGCCGCCGCTGATCGCGCCGCAGGACAGCCAGCGGGTCCTGATCACCGCCGACAGGGACTGGCTGGCCGACCGGATCGCGCGCCGGTTCCGCGCCATGATCGCCGCCGGCGCGCTGGACGAGGCGCGGGCGATGCTGCCCCGGTGGGACCCCGCGCGACAATGGGCGCGCGCCATCGGGGCGCCCGAACTGATCGCGCATCTGCGCGGCCAGATCGACCTGGCCACCGCGACCGAACGCGCGATCATCGCGACGCGGCAATACGCCAAGATGCAGCGAAGCTGGTTCCGCAACCGGATGCGCGACTGGCAGCCCTGGCCGGCGCAGGGGGATTGACCGAGGGGCGGGACGCGACTGCGAACAGCCCGGCGGCGATCAATCCTGCGGCCTGTCGCGCGGCGCACGCCCGCGAAAGCCGGTGGCGACCACGTATTTCTCGGACGAATCGCTGCGGCTTGCCGGTGGCTTGACGTTCGCGACTTTCTGGAAATTCTGCTTCAGCAAGGTCTGCATTTCGCTTTCGGCGCCGCCCGCCAGCACCTTGGCGATAAAGGTTCCGCCCGGTTCCAGAACGTCCAGCGCAAGCTGCGCCGCCGCCTCGACGAGCGCGACGATGCGCAGGTGATCGGTGCTTTTGTGCCCCGACGAGGCGGCGGCCATGTCCGACATCACCACGTCCGCAGACCCGCCCAGCCACGCCTTGACCCGGTCGTCGGCGCCCTCGTCCAGAAAGTCCAGCTGATGGATCTCGGCCCCGGCGATCGCATCGACCTCTTGCAGATCGACGCCGACGACGCGGCCGACCGGCTTGCCCGATTTGTCGCCCAGGGCGTTGACGCGATCCACCGCCACCTGGCACCAGCCGCCCGGCGCGCAGCCCAGATCGACGACCCGCGCGCCGGGCACCAGAAAGCCGTATTTGTCGTCCAGTTCCAGGATCTTGAAGGCGGCGCGTCCGCGATACCCCTCGCGCCGGGCGCGGACCACGTAGGGGTCGTTCAGTTGCCGTTCAAGCCACAGCTTGCTGCTGAGCTTGCGGCCCTTGGCGGTCTTGACCCGCACCTTCAGGTCGCGCTGTCCGCGCCCGCTGGACTTGCCCGCGCGGCTGGCCGGCTTCTTGGTCATGTCACGCCACTCCCTTCACGCCGTCGGGCGTCAGCACGCCGTCGCGGACCATCTGCGCATACAGCAACCCCTCGCGCAGGCCGCGATCGGCCACCGACAGCCGCGTTGTCGGCCACACCCGCATCAAGGTCTGCAGGATCGCCACGCCCGACATGATCAGCGCGTGCCGCTCTCGGCCGATGCGGGGGTCGCGGCGCCGCCCCTCGGGGCCAAGCGCCAGATAGGAATGGATCACCCGGTCGATCTGTTCGGTCGTCATCTCAAGCCCGTCGACCTTGGTGCGGTCATAGCGGCGCAGGCCCAGATGGCTGGCCGCGACCGTCGTGACCGTTCCCGACGTGCCGATGATCTGGAACCCGCCCTCGGGCGAGCCGTCGGCATAGGGGGCGAAATCGGCCAGCAATTCCTCGAAATACCAGCTCATCAGCGCGAACCGGCCCTGATCGTCCTCGACATCGGCGAACTGGTCGCGCAGCGTCGCCACGCCCAGGGGCACGCTGATCCAGTCCACCACCCGCGCGCCGCCGGGCTGCGGATTGGCGAACCCGTCCGACAGCCGCATGATCGCGCGCGGCCGTTCCAACGGTTCGACATCCTCAAGATCGATCCAGACAAGCTCGGTCGAGCCGCCGCCGATATCGACGACCAGCAGCGTCTTGGTCGTGTGGCTGACCAGCGGCGCGCAGGAAATCACGGCCAGCCGCGCCTCTTCCTCTGTGCCGATGATCTCGACGGGAAGGCCGGTCTCGCGCCGGATGGTGCGCAGGAAATCGCGGCTGTTGCGCGCGCGGCGGCAGGCCTCGGTCGCGACCAGCCGCAGATTGCCGACGCGATGCAGGTCCAGCTTGCGCCGACAGACCTGCAATGCGTGGACGGTGCGCGCCATCGAACTGCGGGACAGCCGCCCCGAAGCCTCCAGCCCATGCCCAAGCTGCACCGGCTTGGAAAAGCTGTCTATGACCTGGAACTGATTGCCGCGCGGTCGGGCAATCAGCATCCGGCAAGAATTCGTGCCGAGATCGAGAGCAGCATAGAGTGCCCCCTCCTCGACTTGGCGGGTGACCGACGGCTCGACCGTGATTTTCGGGAACGCGTCCGCACCCGCAGGACGCCTGGGCGCCATGACGATACGCCCTCCGATAACAAGTTGCTGGAAAGGTAACGTGCCACCCCGCCCCGTTCAAGGGGCGACCGCGCGCGTGGGTGGCCGCGGGACGTGCCCAGGGCGACATGTGCACCGGGCCGCATGTCGCAAACGCCGCGTTCCATGGTCGCAATCGGTGCGCGCGGGGGTGCGATCCGTGGCAGAACGGCAGCGACAGGAAAGGCGTGGACGATGACGGAACTGACCCTTGTCCTTTGGCGCGACATCCCGGCACAGGTGATCCTGGGCAAGGGCCGCGCCGCGCGGCGGGTGCCCCTGTCCACGCGTTTCGAGCAATCCATCGACCGCGCGGCGATGAAGGCGGGGCTGGCCGGCACCGACGATTATCTGGCCCAGTGGCGGCGCCAGCCCGCCACGGCCGACGACCCCGCAGCCCTGGCCGCGCGGATCGAGGCGGAATACGACACCGACCGGCTTCGCGCGCTGATCGCGAATGGCGGCCGCGACCCCGAATGAAGGACGACAGAACATGGCCCTGATGCAGTTCCGGTCCGCGCCGCGCGCGAATGCCCCGCTGGCCGCGTTCCTGCGCGACGCCTCGATCGAGGTGATGCCGCGCACGGCCGCGTCGATCCCGGATCTGACCGCGATCCTGCCCGCCGGCGCACTGGTGTTCGTGGCCCATATCGACGGCACCGACCCGGCCCGGATGCAGGAAACCGTCGCCCGGCTGGCGCGCGACGGGTTCCGCCCCGTCCCCCACATCCCCGCGCGCCTCGTGCCCGACCGCGCCACGCTGGCCGAATGGGTCTCGGCCTATCGCGCCGGCGGGGCCTGCGGCGCCTTGTTGCTGGGCGGCGGCGTGGCAACGCCAAGGGGCGCGTTCCGCGATTCGATGCAACTGCTGGACACCGGCCTGTTAGGGGATATGCCCCGGCTGTTCATCGCCGGACACCCCGAGGGCAATCGCGACATCGACCCGGACGGCGGCGAAGCCGAGGTGATGCGCGCCCTGCGCTGGAAGGCAGACTTTGCGGCCAGAACGGATGCGCGGATGCAGATCGTCACGCAGTTCGCGTTCGAGGCGCAACCGCTGATCGACTGGGCCAGACGGCTGCGCGCCCTGGGCATCGACATGCCCGTCCGCATCGGCGTGGCCGGACCCGCCCGCCTGCAGACGATGCTGAAATTCGCCATCATGTGCGGCGTCGGGCCGTCGCTGCGGGTGCTGCAACGACGCGCTCGCGACGTGACCCGGCTGCTGACCCCGTTCGAGCCGACGGATCTGGTGGGCGCGCTGGCCGCGGCAAAGGCGACCGATCCGGCCTTTCCGATTGCCGCCGCCCATATCTTCCCGCTTGGCGGCATCACCGAAGCGACCGACTGGCTCGCCCGCCAGCGCGGCGACTGAAGGACCGACGATGACCCGCACCGTGCTGGAATCCGCCTCGAAGACCGTCATCATCGGGTTCGACGAACCGTTCTGCGTCATCGGCGAACGAATCAACCCGACCGGCCGCAAGAAGCTGGCGGCCGAGCTGGAGGCCGGCGATTTCGCGACAGTGCGCAGGGACGCGCTGGAACAGGTGGCCTGCGGGGCGATGGTTCTGGATGTGAATGCGGGCGTCGTCTATAACAGCAACCCCGATCCCAACATCACCGAGCCGCCGCTGATGCGGCAGATGATCCAGCTGGTGCAGGATCTGGTCGATGTGCCGCTGTGCATCGACAGCTCGGTCCCCGGCGCGCTGAAGGCGGGGCTGGAATCGGCCAGCGGACGCCCGCTTGTGAACAGCGTGACGGGCGAGGAAGAGCGGCTGGAGACCGTGCTGCCGCTGATCGCGAAATACAACGTGCCGGTGGTGGCGATCAGCAATGACGACACCGGCATCAGCGAAGACCCCGATATCCGCTTTGCCGTCGCCCGCAAGATCGTCCGGCGCGCGGCCGATTTCGGCATCCCGGCCCATGACATCGTGGTCGATCCGCTGGTCATGCCTGTGGGCGCGATGGCGACCGCCGGGCGTCAGGTCTTTGCCCTGGTCCGCCGCCTGCGCGAGGAGTTGGGCGTGAACACCACCTGCGGCGCCAGCAATATCAGCTTTGGCCTGCCCAACCGCCACGGCATCAACGCGGCGTTCCTGCCGATGGCCGTCGGCGCGGGCATGACCAGCGCGATCATGAACCCGGTCCGGCTGGCCGAGATGGAGGCGATCCGCGCCGCCAACATGCTGATGAACCACGATGCCAACGGCGGCGAATGGATCCGCTTTGCCCGCGTGGCCGAGGCGGCGCGCGCCGGAACCCCCTTCGCCGAAGCCGCCAGCGCCGCCGCCACCGGCACCACCGGCGGCCGCAGCGGCCGCCGCCGCAGCCGCGCCTGACGGGCGCGGCGGGCGGGCGATTGGTGTGAAACACCTGCTGCGACTCTGAACTGCCGGTCGTGGGTGACGACGGGCAGGCGGCGTCGCGATTTTTGCGGAAAATTAATTGGTACCCGAGGTCGGACTCGAACCGACAAGCCTTGCGGCGGGGGATTTTGAGTCCCCTGCGTCTACCATTCCGCCACTCGGGCCCCGTCACGTCGCCTAAGGCGGCAAGCGGCGATTTGCAAGAGGGTTCCTGCGTCGTGCGCAGGCCCCATCGGGCGGGATCAGGCCCGGCCCAGCCTTTCCAGCCGCGCCGCGCGCAGCCGGGCGAAATCGTCGCCGGCGTGATACGATGACCGCGTCAGCGGCGTGGCCGACACCATCAGGAACCCCTTGCCATAGGCGGATTTCTCGTATCCCGTGAACTCTTCCGGGGTCACGAAGCGGGCCACGCGGTGATGCTTGGGTGTGGGTTGCAGATACTGGCCGATGGTCATGAAGTCGATATCGGCCGCGCGCATGTCGTCCATGACCTGCAACACGCCCTGCCGATCCTCGCCCAGCCCGACCATGATGCCGGATTTCGTGAACATGGTCGGGTCCAGTTCCTTGACCCGCTGCAACAGGCGCAGCGAATGGAAATAGCGCGCGCCGGGGCGGACGGTCGGATACAGACCCGGCACGGTTTCAAGATTGTGGTTGAACACGTCGGGACGCGCCTCGACCACGGTTTCCAGCGCGCCGGGCTTGGTCTTCAGGAAATCGGGCGTCAGGACCTCGATGGTCGACTCGGGGCTGCGATGGCGGATCGCGCGGATCGTCTGGGCGAAATGTTCGGCCCCGCCATCGTCCAGATCGTCGCGATCCACACTGGTAATCACGACATGGTTCAGGCCAAGCTTCTGCACCGCATGGGCGACGCGGCCGGGTTCGAACACGTCCAGCGCATCGGGCCGCCCGGTCGAGACGTTGCAGAACGTGCAGCCGCGCGTGCAGATGTCGCCCATGATCATCATCGTGGCGTGACCCTGGCTCCAGCATTCGCCGACATTGGGGCAGCCCGCCTCCTCGCAGACGGTGGACAGCCGGTGTTCCTGCATGATGTCGCGCGTGCGTTTGTAGCCTTCGCTGACCGGCGCCTTGACCCGGATCCAGTCGGGCTTCCTGGGCTGGGCCTGATCGGGGCGATGCGCCTTTTCGGGGTGGCGAAGACGGGGCGGCTGCGGGGCGGTGATCTCGGTCATGTCCGACCTTTCGCTGTGTTTCATCCTCCTTAGTCCCAAACAGGGGCTTGATCAACGGCGCGCAACATGCTGCATCTGCACATCCACGCCGCAGCGCGGCATGTGGAGCCGGGGAGGAGAAAATGCAGTTGCAAAGGAGTGTTGAGATGAAGATCGGCAGTGCAGTTCCCCAGGTGACCTTCAAGACCCGCGTCCGCGACGAGTCGGTGGGCGGGCCGAACCCGTTTCGCTGGCAGGACATGACCACGGCGGATTATTTCGCCGGCAAGCGCGTGGTGCTGTTTTCGCTGCCCGGCGCGTTCACGCCCACCTGCTCTACCTATCAGCTGCCCGGTTTCGAAAAATCCTTCGCCCGGATGCGACAGCTGGGCATCGACGCGATCTACTGCATGTCGGTCAACGACAGCTTCGTGATGAACCAGTGGGCCAAGGCGCAGGGCCTTTCGAACGTGCAGGTGATCCCGGACGGATCGGGCGAGTTCACGGAAAAGGCCGGGATGCTGGTGCGCAAGGACAATCTGGGCTTCGGGGCGCGCAGCTGGCGCTATGCCGCGGTGGTCGATGACGGCATCGTCGAGGCGTGGTTCGAAGAGCCGGGCCGTTGCGACGACTGCGCCGACGATCCCTATGGCGAAACATCGCCGGAAAAAGTGCTGGCCTATCTTCAGACCGCGCGCGTGGGCGAACCGGCCTGAACGCGGACGAAACGACAAAGGGCCGCATGCAAGCGGCCCTTTTTCGCGAATTGTCGCAGATCGCGGCGCCGGGCGCCCCGCCTGTCAGCCGATCAGGGGCGATCCGCCGCCATAGATTTCCTGGTAATGGCGTTCCAGCCGCATCAGGGCCAGCCGCAGAACCACCTTGCCAGACCGCGCCGACCAGCCAAGACGACGCTCGGTCATCTCGATCCCTTCCAGAAAGCAGCAGACCCGCAGCACGATATCGCCCATGCCGGGGCCCAGATCGCGCAACGCCACCGCCACCCGGTCGCGCGCCGATTCCGAGCCGCCGCGATAGCCGCCGGCGCTGCGGCCCACATCGATGCCCGAGGTCATGAACCCGTCCCAGTTCTGGGTCACGCGCGGCCCCATCTGCGCCAGTTCGAAATCCTCGCGCAGCCTTTCGCCCGCCGCGACCATGCCCGCCGACAGAAACGGCCGCCCGTCCGCATCGCGTCTGCGCGCCAGGACCAGCAGCGGGCTTTCGGCGATGTTGACGCGCGCCGTCCGCCGGCGCCCGTCCTCGGGGTCCTCGATCCGGCGCTGTTCCCAGATGCGGTGACGCCCGGCATGATCGAAACCGACCGCCGCCTCGGCCATGCCCTCATGCGGGCTGCCGGGCACGGGATCGGCGTCGCGAAAATCGCCCGGACGCGGCATCGCGCGCCGGGTGCGCGACGATGCCAGCATCCGCCGCAGCGCCTCGCGCCCCGCCGGCGCAAGCGCATAGCGTTGCACCCGGCCCCCCTGCCCGCTTTGCACGACCCAGCCTTTCAGCGCCATCGCCTCGGCCTGCCTGCGTTCCAGAACCGCGGTGCGGATGTCGTCGCGCGTCACGATCGCCTTGGCCATGCCCGCGGCCGAGGCCATGACCGCCCCCGGCTCGGCCAGTCGCCGCAGCACGCGCAGGGCGGCGCGTTCGTCGAACGCCGCCTCGGTGGGCGCGGGCGGGGCCGACAACGCCCCATCGACCAGCGGATCGTCGCGCCGCGCCTCGAACCGGCGGATGCGACGCAGGATCGTCGAGGCGTGACAGCCCGCCTCGCGCGCCAGCGCCCTTATCGGCTCGCCGTCCTCGACATGGCGCAGATACAGCCTGGCGTCTTCGGGCAGGTGGGTCCGTTCCGCAGCGCCCTCGGGGGTCTCAGATCGGTGGTCCGCGCCTCCTGTCTCCATTGCGAAATCACCGGTCAAAATGGTCATGTCTCGTCCCTTGTCGTCCTTGGGCAGCCCGGCAGATGGCTCCCCTGGGTTGCGTTAGTTCCTGTAGATGACAGGCTGCTTTCTGCACATAGAGGCGACATTCCCTAACAAAACCTAAAGATTCATTGCCCCCGCGCGCGGTGCAGGAAGGGTTTCGGCAACACACTTTAAAGTTGTGTGAAGCTGTCGGTCCGACATCCAGAAGGACCAGAATCGATGACCGCCATGCCGAACGTGATCGCCTTTCGCCGCCCCTTGCCGCAGACCAGGCTGCGCCGGCCTGCCACGCTGATCCGCGCCGCTCGCGCAGGCCAACCGGGCTGGCGGAGAGAGCGGGATCTGCCCCGGCTTCTGCGCTGCGAGGGTTGCCCGGCGGCGGGCGACGCCCTGCCCCGGCTGCGCGCCCACGAGGCGATGATGAACGAGGCGCGGCTTGACCGTGATCCGGAATACGACATGCAGCGCCACGTTCTGCTGATGATCGCGATCCTGGCCGAGATGCGGGCGGCCGTCGCGGCCGCACCCCAGCCGGTGGCCGTCGCCGAAAGTGCGCTTTTCGCGGGCGTTGCCTGTCCGGCCTTCAGCGGCCCCGGAACAGCGACCCCAGCACACCCCTGACCAGCGCCTTGCCCGACCTTGTGCCCAATTGGCGGGCAAGGCTTTTGCCGAAGGTCTCGGCGATGGTATCGCTGCGTCTGGAACGGCTTTTGGGCGCGGGCTCGGCGGCGTCGCGGCGCGGCTGGTAACGGCGCGCGTTGCGGTATTCCTCGCGGTCCATGTCGAACAGGTCCGCATCGCCGGATGCCGCCTCCTTGCCGTCGGCACCGGCCAAGGCTGCCTCTTCGGCGCGTCGGGACAGGATTTCCTGCGCCGAGTCGCGTTCCAGCCGGGTGGCGTATTTCAGCGCCATGGGCGAGGCCGCGTTCACCCTTTGCCGTTCTGTGTCAAGGATCGG is part of the Paracoccus stylophorae genome and encodes:
- a CDS encoding ATP-binding protein: MTRWDDQIGIPRSALSALPLLMLPMALGGLFLLLAPGGSAGRAAIVFATVAVAWYLLGGALSVSHGMRQIAGRRALKAIRAEVAAAPEPIWICDADGAVLFQNGASRTDFSDIVGQNILALVSRLRADAETDLQDLSRRALRSGNAELELSCGDVIAVSRAADAPLQIWSCHRPGDRPDALALAPLPDEDEARDDFEALPVALLRLSGDGRIRRANAAARRLFGSRLPGEGRQSHLGSLLDGPGRSVGDWIDDVCAGRATGRPEVLRLRASRAGDGDGDRHVQVALSADPTDPSGLIAVLHDASALKTLEEQFVQSQKMQAIGQLAGGVAHDFNNLLTAISGHCDLLMLRHDKGHPDYADLDQISQNANRAAALVGQLLAFSRKQTLKLETLDLRETLADLTHLLNRLVGERVGLTIRHDRELRPIRADKRQLEQVIMNLVVNARDAMPDGGDIVIDTATVQLSDLLERDRVSVPRGTYVRIRVRDEGCGISADHQAKIFEPFFTTKRTGEGTGLGLSTAYGIVKQTGGYIFCDSDVGKGTCFSLYFPVHAGMPATAAPAPVALAAPEAARRDATVLLVEDEAPVRAFAARALRLKGYEVLEADSAEQALSVVADQKDRIDIFVTDVVMPGMDGPTWVRLALKDRPGTRVIFMSGYTEDIFAEGHAPIPNSLFLAKPFTLSELARSVECQLSGDAGPTRH
- a CDS encoding RsmB/NOP family class I SAM-dependent RNA methyltransferase, whose protein sequence is MTPPARIAAAIGILDDVLAGRPAEQALLRWSRASRFAGSGDRAAVRDLVYEALRRRNTLAALGGAQNGRGLMIGYLRETGQQPDAFFTGHGHAPPPLDPAETQMPASADIAHIADLPDWLLPQWHASLGADAASIARAMGHRAPVWLRVNPARGQSAAAVDALAVDGISVTPHPDLPTALKVTSGERGVAQSAAYRGGLVELQDLSPQLACDALPVQAGDRVLDFCAGGGGKTLAIGGRQSGLDLVAHDADPARMRDLPPRAERAGLSVRLTDDPRGPFDLVVADVPCSGSGTWRRSPDAKWRLTPAALDELIRTQSAILDRVAGLVAPGGHLAYMTCSLLRAENDAQADAFLARHPGFTPVMRRLWTPMQGGDGFFLALFRRTG
- a CDS encoding ion transporter, translating into MAPIPASTAKPAPGLRERLDVLIHRRSVQAVITGVILFNALILGLETSATVMARFGPLILFLDALCLSVFVVEIGAKLVARGLRFFRDGWNIFDFVVVGIALVPAAQGLSVLRALRILRLLRIVSVTPRLRRVVEGFLAALPGMASVFLLMGIIFYIAAVIATKLFSRTFPEWFGTLGESAYSLFQIMTLESWSMGIVRPVMEVYPNAWLFFVPFILVTTFAVMNLVVGLIVNSMQEAHQTEENEVTGAYRDEVLARLDAIERRLFETRQPGE
- the pyrH gene encoding UMP kinase, which produces MTDRTPAAPTQYGRVMLKISGEALMGDQGFGLHPPTVSRIADEVESVAKMGVQVSMVIGGGNIFRGLQGSAQGMERTTADYMGMLATVMNALAMQSALEAKGLHCRVISAIRMDEVCEPYIRRRAIRHLEKGRIVIFAAGTGNPYFTTDTAATLRANEMNCEAIFKGTKVDGVYDKDPKKFPDAKRYGDVTYDEVLQKHLGVMDASAIALARDNRLPIIVFSLDEPGGFRTILEGNGTYTRVHS
- the miaA gene encoding tRNA (adenosine(37)-N6)-dimethylallyltransferase MiaA, with translation MSDPAPSPPDLSRIDATRHLLIAGPTASGKSALALAVARAQGGLIVNADALQVWSCWRVLTARPSPRDEAAAPHALYGHVTPNRDYSVGDWLREVGALRGQRLIVVGGTGLYLTALTQGLAPVPPTPRAIRVQADARMAAPDGLARMVAQLDARTRDRIDIRNPARVQRAWEVLRATGRGLADWQAETPPPLIAPQDSQRVLITADRDWLADRIARRFRAMIAAGALDEARAMLPRWDPARQWARAIGAPELIAHLRGQIDLATATERAIIATRQYAKMQRSWFRNRMRDWQPWPAQGD
- a CDS encoding RlmE family RNA methyltransferase; this encodes MTKKPASRAGKSSGRGQRDLKVRVKTAKGRKLSSKLWLERQLNDPYVVRARREGYRGRAAFKILELDDKYGFLVPGARVVDLGCAPGGWCQVAVDRVNALGDKSGKPVGRVVGVDLQEVDAIAGAEIHQLDFLDEGADDRVKAWLGGSADVVMSDMAAASSGHKSTDHLRIVALVEAAAQLALDVLEPGGTFIAKVLAGGAESEMQTLLKQNFQKVANVKPPASRSDSSEKYVVATGFRGRAPRDRPQD